A portion of the Clostridium gelidum genome contains these proteins:
- a CDS encoding DUF4261 domain-containing protein — protein MKKYREKLKNVADGFAETYSVELYMREQPIILENKLLENIKKYCGNVEIISNQDTNITFSFTDYVLEYKNASVPVSIMISMSDEEPDGEKLKRSLEQSWNYDKDRESIKNCKIKVIVTDLMAIGLEYTKRVELFQKALYAIVELIPCVGINFHITEQVISREDYLGNNPLNDEYDPLFGLLNVRLFNIEGKENEYIMDTLGLSAVGLCDLQCHFKNLNTDEVSNILYSYGYYIFDNPDAVDDMKAIEGISENDKWKCQHEVALAEPERVVLDINPGKEFSSESRY, from the coding sequence ATGAAAAAGTATAGAGAAAAATTAAAAAATGTAGCGGATGGATTTGCAGAAACATATAGTGTAGAACTTTATATGAGGGAGCAACCAATTATTTTAGAAAATAAATTACTAGAAAATATCAAAAAATATTGCGGAAATGTTGAAATTATATCTAATCAAGATACAAATATTACATTTTCATTTACGGATTACGTACTAGAATATAAAAATGCAAGTGTTCCTGTTTCAATAATGATTAGTATGAGTGATGAAGAGCCAGATGGTGAAAAATTAAAAAGATCTTTAGAACAATCATGGAATTATGATAAGGATAGAGAATCAATTAAAAATTGTAAAATTAAAGTTATTGTTACAGATTTAATGGCCATTGGACTAGAGTATACTAAAAGAGTGGAACTTTTTCAAAAGGCACTTTATGCTATAGTGGAATTGATACCATGTGTAGGAATTAATTTTCATATTACAGAGCAAGTAATAAGCAGGGAAGATTACTTGGGAAATAATCCGTTAAATGATGAATATGATCCTTTGTTTGGTCTCTTAAATGTACGACTATTCAATATTGAAGGTAAAGAAAATGAGTATATAATGGATACATTAGGACTTTCAGCAGTGGGATTATGTGATTTACAATGTCATTTTAAGAATTTGAATACTGATGAAGTATCAAATATTTTATATTCTTATGGATATTATATTTTTGATAACCCAGATGCTGTAGATGATATGAAAGCAATAGAAGGAATTTCTGAGAATGATAAATGGAAATGCCAACATGAAGTTGCGCTGGCAGAGCCAGAACGTGTGGTATTAGATATTAATCCAGGAAAAGAATTCTCAAGTGAAAGTAGATATTAA
- a CDS encoding methyl-accepting chemotaxis protein — MRKTENKIKGRSIKSYLLITIIMLAIIPVIVLGIISGIISKNANEKSFDENGILLTNVSQEIINNKTIYYENVLETIIKSGKFNIEESPYNDLKEQMNLIKDTDKSILNIYFSDNTGGLFQLLDAKLPEGYNATEKAWFKDAIKNSDTYTIHIPYKDTLTGKSAITIYKAVIKDNVKRGVLAIDIDLTSLAEQLSSIKYGQSGELIITDKDGNVISDSDKSKISGKEPAEYKVWDQIANNDNGKIKFDYNNIKYEGYFETSELTGWKLIIKIPSEELRQSEINSIKSSIITIFVIMIIASISTLAIARRISKNINIVKDGMERTANAQFNEKIIVDSSIYEFTILGNSFNKMQEHVSELIKNVESSVTNVNDNAINSANMSKDIADSMNQVSGTITQISDGTIESANNLEEITKSMQSLSDAINNIKEVSEDVNNVTVKTNNLGKSGISVIKTVMDKSNETKESTESVKKVVSEVSESIIKIGTMNQTISAITEQTNLLALNAAIEAARAGESGKGFAVVADEIKKLAEQTSGSAKQIDQIITEIRIKSEMAVEKVLITSETVDNQETAVKESQEIFVKIVSSIDDLTEKIKQIGEGAISIKGMKDAVVVKVENLSAILEETVAGAEEVSATAQEVTTSTEQFVHNFNNLKETANELKEKINRFKL, encoded by the coding sequence ATGAGAAAAACTGAAAATAAAATTAAAGGTAGAAGTATAAAGTCGTATTTATTAATTACAATTATTATGTTAGCCATAATACCAGTCATAGTTCTAGGAATTATTTCTGGAATAATATCAAAAAATGCTAATGAAAAAAGCTTTGATGAAAATGGAATTTTACTTACTAATGTGAGTCAAGAAATCATAAATAATAAAACTATATATTATGAAAATGTATTAGAAACAATAATTAAAAGTGGGAAATTTAATATTGAAGAATCACCATATAACGATTTAAAAGAACAAATGAATTTAATTAAAGATACAGATAAAAGTATTTTAAATATATATTTTTCAGATAACACTGGAGGATTATTTCAATTACTAGATGCAAAACTACCAGAAGGGTATAATGCTACAGAAAAAGCATGGTTTAAAGATGCTATAAAAAATTCAGATACATATACTATACATATTCCTTACAAAGATACACTAACAGGTAAGAGTGCAATAACAATATATAAAGCTGTAATTAAAGATAATGTAAAGCGTGGAGTTCTTGCTATAGATATAGATTTAACTTCTTTAGCAGAACAATTATCAAGCATAAAATATGGACAAAGTGGAGAACTTATTATTACAGATAAAGATGGTAATGTTATTTCTGATAGTGATAAATCTAAAATTTCAGGAAAAGAACCAGCTGAATATAAGGTTTGGGATCAGATAGCAAATAATGATAATGGAAAAATTAAATTTGATTATAATAATATTAAATATGAAGGTTACTTTGAAACTTCAGAGTTAACTGGATGGAAGTTAATAATTAAAATACCTTCAGAAGAATTAAGACAATCTGAAATAAACTCTATAAAATCATCGATTATAACTATTTTTGTAATAATGATAATTGCATCAATTTCAACTTTAGCTATTGCTAGAAGGATAAGTAAAAATATAAATATAGTAAAAGATGGTATGGAAAGAACTGCAAATGCACAATTTAATGAAAAAATCATTGTGGATAGTTCTATTTATGAATTTACGATTTTAGGAAATAGTTTTAATAAGATGCAAGAACATGTTTCAGAATTAATTAAAAATGTTGAGAGTTCTGTAACTAATGTAAATGATAATGCAATAAATTCAGCTAATATGAGTAAAGATATAGCAGATTCAATGAATCAAGTTAGTGGAACAATAACTCAAATATCTGATGGAACTATTGAATCAGCTAATAATCTAGAAGAAATAACAAAAAGTATGCAGTCCTTATCAGATGCTATAAACAATATAAAAGAAGTATCGGAAGATGTAAATAATGTGACAGTAAAAACTAATAATTTAGGTAAAAGTGGAATAAGTGTTATAAAAACAGTAATGGATAAATCTAATGAAACTAAAGAAAGCACTGAATCAGTTAAAAAAGTAGTAAGTGAAGTTTCAGAAAGCATCATAAAAATAGGCACAATGAATCAAACCATAAGTGCAATTACAGAACAAACTAATCTATTAGCTTTAAATGCAGCAATAGAAGCTGCAAGAGCTGGAGAATCTGGAAAAGGATTTGCAGTAGTTGCTGATGAAATAAAAAAACTTGCAGAACAAACCTCAGGTTCAGCTAAGCAAATAGATCAAATAATAACAGAAATAAGAATTAAATCAGAAATGGCTGTGGAGAAAGTTTTAATAACAAGTGAAACAGTAGATAATCAAGAAACGGCTGTAAAAGAATCTCAAGAAATATTTGTAAAAATAGTCTCATCTATAGATGACTTAACAGAAAAAATAAAACAAATAGGTGAAGGAGCAATTTCTATAAAAGGCATGAAAGATGCTGTTGTAGTAAAAGTAGAAAATTTATCTGCAATATTAGAAGAAACAGTAGCAGGAGCAGAGGAAGTTTCAGCAACTGCACAGGAAGTTACAACGTCAACAGAACAGTTTGTTCATAATTTTAATAATTTAAAAGAAACAGCAAACGAACTTAAAGAAAAGATTAATAGATTTAAGTTATAG
- a CDS encoding metallophosphoesterase family protein, whose product MKLPLKFDTNGNFKIVQFTDLHQGPDRDKTIDLMNKILEYEKPNMVVLTGDNIDGKCKTIDDVKNAINYIAEPMETRDIPWCIVFGNHDDEHNLMSKEEMMNVYMTFEHNVSQIGYKTFDRIGNYNLLIESSKENIPKFNIYMIDSGKYAPSFIGGYNWIKFTQICWYKRTALKIKQKYNKRIPSLMFFHIPLKRFKDAWSSGLIDGERIEEESCAKINLCLFNTIVKTGDVKGVFVGHDHLNNYLAAINGIKLGYAGYTGYGGYGGYGQDNIPRSARVFLINESDSANFKTWLRKEGDK is encoded by the coding sequence ATGAAGCTTCCACTTAAATTTGATACTAATGGTAATTTTAAAATTGTTCAATTCACAGATTTACACCAAGGTCCAGATAGAGATAAAACTATAGATTTAATGAACAAGATTTTAGAATATGAGAAACCTAATATGGTAGTATTAACTGGAGATAATATTGATGGTAAATGTAAAACAATAGATGATGTGAAAAATGCTATTAATTATATAGCTGAGCCAATGGAAACTAGAGATATACCTTGGTGCATTGTTTTTGGTAATCATGACGATGAACATAATCTGATGAGTAAAGAAGAAATGATGAATGTATATATGACTTTTGAACACAATGTAAGTCAAATAGGCTATAAAACATTTGATAGAATTGGTAATTATAATCTTCTTATAGAAAGCTCAAAAGAAAACATACCTAAATTTAATATTTACATGATTGATTCAGGAAAATATGCTCCATCTTTCATTGGTGGATATAATTGGATAAAGTTTACTCAAATTTGTTGGTATAAGAGAACTGCCTTAAAAATAAAACAAAAATATAACAAAAGGATACCATCTCTTATGTTTTTCCATATACCATTAAAAAGATTTAAAGACGCATGGAGTAGTGGGTTAATAGATGGTGAAAGAATTGAAGAAGAAAGTTGTGCCAAGATAAATTTATGTCTTTTTAATACTATTGTTAAAACTGGTGATGTAAAAGGTGTATTCGTAGGTCATGACCATCTAAATAATTATTTAGCTGCTATTAATGGAATTAAACTCGGATATGCAGGATATACTGGTTATGGGGGTTATGGGGGTTATGGACAAGATAATATTCCTCGTAGTGCAAGAGTATTTCTTATTAATGAATCAGATTCAGCTAATTTTAAAACATGGCTGCGGAAAGAAGGAGATAAATAA
- a CDS encoding VWA domain-containing protein produces the protein MGIEITRPYVPILVPVILLFMYLILKKLKGVVRKDKLILISRIIILILIVTGISDITLNLKGENVSTVFLLDVSDSMSGFKNEGIKFIDNALKEIPKNNKAGVVVFGDNASIDKFMDASKEYKQIKSAPVVNSTNIEEAINSSLGLFDKGAAKRIVLISDGEENQGDVLKNIPVINKENIDLKVYKVENAVGDEAYVEDVKVPDNISIGEEFSVITKIQSNVQTKAKLTLFSGRDKKGQQEVQLQKGTNTFVFKDVQTTGGFKSYRVLIEPENDSNKSNNEYSCFTNVISKPNILVLEGTAGSSAGVVETLKSANSEFSVISALGAPTTLNEMLEYKTIVLADVHVDDLNKGFMDNIESYVKDYGGGVVTFGGENSYALGGYKDTALEKILPVNMDKKGKNEVPQISISLVIDKSGSMSGGEGSVSKLTLAKEAAMNSLDNLRATDEINVIAFDDKYQKVVERQKVQDKEAIKGMIAGIGGGGGTSIYPALEEAYKAQSESSAKIKHIILLTDGQDSFGISNYTELIGNMNTGGITLSTVSVGEDADNALLGKLAEMGKGRTYHSDKYTDIPRIFAKEVLLSSGTYIINEEFTPKIVSNHEILNGVLVDNSLPTLLGYVGTSTKDKAIEILSSNHDEPILACNQYGLGKTVSWTSDINGQWSRNFLTWNKGAQLIKNAIYWTIPDLSDEGKISITQSGDEAVVEFYSDSVKNGSKIKGVYSSEKGESGELELTQEEPGKFVGRVKLSDLGFYTFNIREENNDEVLNNYNGAFSFQYSDEYKFNKNKDKIDTLVSEVKGSFINKPKEVFIGDLKSSYKPINLTVPVLIIAILLFLFDITYRRLNLDFKKYFHKFKIRFNINKGKLNRDVYKQNGENASDNRRVSSTVNDKDYKSDLDSSKISSSQSKEEVITKESIEKRKDKKNKKVDKTEKKSERLDTSSLLKNKKQREN, from the coding sequence ATGGGGATAGAAATAACAAGGCCATATGTGCCAATATTGGTACCAGTAATTTTACTTTTTATGTATTTAATTTTGAAGAAGTTAAAAGGTGTAGTAAGAAAAGACAAATTAATATTAATTAGCAGAATAATTATATTAATTCTTATAGTTACAGGAATTTCTGATATAACTTTAAATTTAAAGGGAGAAAATGTATCCACAGTATTTTTGTTAGATGTTTCAGATAGCATGAGTGGCTTTAAAAATGAAGGAATTAAATTTATTGATAATGCATTAAAAGAAATACCAAAAAATAATAAGGCTGGAGTAGTTGTTTTTGGAGATAATGCGTCCATAGACAAATTTATGGATGCTAGTAAAGAATATAAGCAAATTAAAAGTGCACCAGTTGTAAATTCAACTAACATAGAAGAGGCAATTAATAGTTCTTTGGGCTTATTTGATAAAGGAGCTGCTAAGAGAATTGTTCTTATTTCTGATGGTGAAGAAAATCAAGGAGATGTATTAAAGAATATACCTGTAATAAATAAGGAAAACATAGATCTAAAGGTGTATAAGGTTGAAAATGCTGTAGGTGACGAAGCTTATGTAGAAGATGTTAAGGTTCCAGATAACATTTCCATTGGAGAAGAATTTTCAGTAATTACAAAAATCCAATCAAATGTTCAAACTAAGGCAAAATTAACACTATTTTCAGGCAGAGATAAAAAAGGTCAGCAAGAAGTGCAGTTACAAAAGGGGACTAATACTTTTGTATTTAAAGATGTTCAAACTACTGGTGGATTTAAATCTTATAGGGTTTTAATTGAACCAGAAAATGATAGTAATAAAAGTAATAATGAATATAGTTGTTTTACTAATGTTATTTCAAAGCCGAATATATTAGTTCTTGAGGGGACCGCAGGTAGCAGCGCAGGAGTAGTAGAGACTTTAAAGTCAGCTAATAGTGAGTTCAGTGTAATATCAGCATTAGGTGCACCAACAACACTAAATGAGATGCTAGAATACAAAACTATAGTGCTTGCAGATGTTCATGTTGATGATTTAAACAAAGGCTTTATGGACAATATAGAATCTTATGTTAAAGATTATGGTGGTGGAGTAGTTACTTTTGGAGGAGAAAATTCTTATGCATTAGGTGGATATAAGGATACTGCTTTAGAAAAAATATTGCCAGTTAACATGGATAAGAAGGGGAAAAATGAAGTCCCTCAAATAAGCATAAGTTTAGTAATAGATAAATCGGGAAGTATGTCTGGAGGAGAAGGCAGTGTTAGTAAGCTTACTTTAGCTAAAGAAGCTGCTATGAATTCATTAGATAATTTAAGAGCTACTGACGAAATAAATGTAATTGCTTTTGATGATAAATATCAAAAAGTAGTTGAAAGACAAAAAGTACAAGATAAAGAAGCAATTAAAGGTATGATTGCAGGAATTGGTGGAGGTGGCGGAACATCAATTTATCCAGCCTTAGAAGAAGCATATAAGGCCCAAAGTGAAAGCAGTGCTAAAATTAAACACATTATACTTTTAACAGATGGGCAAGATAGCTTTGGAATAAGCAATTATACAGAATTAATAGGAAATATGAATACTGGAGGAATAACATTATCCACAGTGTCTGTAGGAGAAGATGCAGATAATGCTTTACTTGGAAAGCTAGCAGAAATGGGAAAGGGCAGAACTTATCATAGTGATAAGTATACTGATATACCTAGAATCTTTGCAAAGGAAGTCTTATTATCAAGTGGGACTTACATTATTAATGAAGAATTTACTCCTAAAATTGTAAGCAATCATGAGATCTTAAATGGAGTATTAGTAGATAATTCATTACCTACGTTGCTTGGATATGTAGGAACATCGACTAAGGATAAAGCTATAGAAATTTTATCATCAAATCATGATGAGCCAATCTTAGCTTGCAATCAATATGGACTAGGTAAGACTGTAAGTTGGACTTCAGATATTAATGGTCAATGGAGTAGAAATTTTCTAACATGGAATAAAGGCGCACAATTAATAAAAAATGCTATTTATTGGACTATTCCAGATCTTAGTGATGAAGGAAAAATATCAATAACTCAAAGTGGAGATGAAGCCGTTGTAGAATTTTATAGTGATTCAGTTAAAAATGGATCTAAAATAAAAGGAGTATACAGCAGTGAAAAAGGAGAAAGTGGTGAATTAGAATTAACACAAGAAGAGCCGGGAAAGTTTGTAGGACGAGTTAAATTAAGTGATTTAGGCTTTTATACTTTTAATATAAGAGAAGAAAATAATGATGAGGTATTAAATAATTATAATGGTGCCTTTTCATTTCAATACTCTGATGAATATAAGTTCAATAAAAATAAGGATAAAATAGATACCTTGGTTAGTGAAGTAAAAGGCAGTTTTATTAATAAACCTAAAGAAGTATTCATAGGTGATCTTAAGAGTTCTTATAAACCTATAAATTTAACAGTGCCAGTATTAATAATTGCTATTTTATTATTTCTTTTTGATATAACTTATAGAAGATTGAATTTAGATTTTAAAAAATATTTTCATAAGTTTAAAATTAGATTTAATATTAATAAAGGAAAATTAAATAGAGATGTGTATAAACAAAATGGGGAAAATGCTTCTGATAATAGGAGAGTATCAAGTACAGTAAATGATAAGGATTATAAAAGTGATTTAGATTCTAGTAAGATATCTAGTAGTCAAAGTAAGGAAGAGGTAATAACTAAAGAGTCTATAGAAAAAAGAAAAGATAAGAAAAATAAAAAGGTTGATAAGACTGAAAAAAAATCAGAAAGATTAGATACATCTTCTTTATTAAAAAACAAAAAGCAACGTGAAAATTAA
- a CDS encoding FAD-dependent oxidoreductase, translated as MESVWNSSAEFRKRESLSEDIECDIVIIGAGMAGLLIAYMLNKSGRKVVVIDAKNIASGNTRNTTAKITAQHDLIYDKLIKEFGEEKARQYAKANELAIKKYKEIIDEEIIACDFEEKDAYVYSLTNVQNIEDECEAAKKLGIDAELVHEVNLPFDIEVALKFKHQAQFNPLKFLERISENLTIYENTRAIDIKENLVVTEGGKITANHIVVATHFPVLNVPGYYFMRMHQERAYVLALENAADINGMYKDSDKNGYSFRNYKDLLLLGGVAQRTGENEDGGAYEKLRKVAKELYPNSIEKYHWSAQDCMTLDNIPYIGYYSFKIPNLYVATGFKKWGMTSSMVSAMIINDMILENENDFLEIFSPARFDMSASMENAAKDITITAKNFIAQRIDIPEDHIGTIEKGSGGIIEYKGQKAGVYKDKDGKVFAVSTKCPHLGCELHWNADELTWDCPCHGSRFDYEGNWVESPATTSLLDNV; from the coding sequence ATGGAGAGTGTATGGAATTCTAGTGCTGAGTTTAGAAAAAGAGAATCATTAAGTGAAGACATAGAATGTGATATTGTTATAATAGGGGCTGGGATGGCTGGATTATTAATAGCATATATGCTTAATAAAAGTGGAAGAAAAGTTGTAGTTATTGATGCAAAAAACATTGCAAGTGGAAATACAAGAAATACAACTGCAAAAATAACAGCTCAGCATGACTTAATTTATGATAAGTTAATTAAAGAATTTGGTGAAGAAAAAGCAAGACAATATGCTAAGGCTAATGAGCTTGCAATAAAAAAATACAAAGAAATAATTGATGAAGAAATAATAGCTTGTGATTTTGAGGAAAAGGATGCATATGTATATTCTTTAACTAATGTTCAAAACATTGAAGATGAATGTGAAGCAGCTAAGAAACTAGGAATTGATGCAGAATTAGTGCATGAAGTAAATCTTCCTTTTGATATTGAGGTAGCATTAAAGTTTAAGCATCAAGCTCAATTTAATCCACTTAAATTCTTAGAGCGCATTTCAGAGAATTTGACTATTTACGAAAATACAAGAGCAATAGATATTAAAGAAAATTTAGTAGTTACAGAGGGTGGAAAGATTACTGCAAATCATATAGTAGTAGCAACACATTTTCCGGTTTTAAACGTTCCAGGGTATTATTTTATGAGAATGCATCAAGAAAGAGCATATGTATTAGCTTTAGAAAATGCTGCAGATATAAATGGAATGTACAAAGACAGCGATAAAAACGGATATTCCTTTAGAAATTATAAAGATTTATTATTGCTTGGAGGAGTAGCACAAAGAACTGGGGAGAATGAGGATGGTGGAGCTTATGAAAAACTTAGAAAAGTAGCAAAAGAGCTTTATCCAAATTCTATAGAAAAATATCATTGGTCAGCACAAGATTGCATGACCTTAGATAATATACCTTATATAGGATATTATTCATTTAAAATACCTAATCTTTATGTTGCAACTGGATTTAAAAAATGGGGAATGACAAGTTCTATGGTATCTGCAATGATAATAAATGATATGATTCTTGAGAATGAAAATGATTTTTTAGAAATATTTTCGCCTGCTCGTTTTGATATGTCAGCATCTATGGAAAATGCAGCTAAGGATATTACAATAACTGCAAAAAACTTTATTGCACAAAGAATAGATATTCCTGAGGATCATATAGGCACTATTGAAAAAGGCAGTGGCGGCATAATAGAATATAAAGGTCAAAAAGCTGGAGTATATAAAGATAAAGATGGCAAGGTATTTGCAGTATCAACAAAATGTCCTCATTTAGGTTGTGAGCTTCATTGGAATGCTGATGAATTAACATGGGATTGTCCTTGTCATGGCTCAAGATTTGATTATGAAGGAAATTGGGTAGAAAGTCCTGCAACTACATCTCTTCTTGATAATGTGTAA
- a CDS encoding ammonium transporter translates to MELLNGADMGFVIICAALVMLMVPGLALFYGGMVRSKNVLSITVQNYAALVIISLQWIFIGYTLAFGHDVNGVIGGLEWSFLRNIGIAPNVDYAGTIPHLEFVVFQLMFAAITAAVICGSVAERMTFPAFLIFIILWSTLVYDPITHWVWGTNGWLKNLGVLDFAGGHPVEINSGISGLVAAIFIGKRKKSSPEPHHIPMSILGGGLLWFGWFGFNAGSALAMNFTAVNAFVTTNTSAAAGAVGWVACEWIIYKKPTALGIISGAIAGLVAITQGAGFVSPISAMFMGLVGGALSFFAIAVLKRRLGYDDALDAFGCHGVAGIWGSIATAIFASKAINPAGADGLIYGNFALLKVHLISTCATALYAATVTFIILKIMSYVMNIRVSKNEEAEGLDISLHGEEAYSGFNR, encoded by the coding sequence ATGGAATTGTTAAATGGCGCAGACATGGGATTCGTAATTATTTGTGCTGCATTAGTAATGCTAATGGTGCCAGGATTAGCTTTATTTTATGGTGGTATGGTAAGGAGTAAAAATGTATTGAGTATTACAGTACAGAATTATGCAGCTCTTGTTATTATATCGTTGCAATGGATTTTCATTGGTTATACTTTAGCCTTTGGACATGATGTAAATGGCGTAATTGGAGGGTTAGAGTGGAGCTTTCTTAGAAATATAGGAATTGCACCTAATGTAGATTATGCAGGTACAATACCACATTTAGAATTTGTAGTATTTCAATTAATGTTTGCAGCAATTACTGCTGCCGTTATTTGTGGTTCTGTTGCTGAACGTATGACTTTTCCAGCCTTTTTGATATTTATTATTTTATGGAGTACATTAGTTTATGATCCTATTACTCATTGGGTATGGGGAACAAATGGATGGTTAAAAAACTTAGGAGTTCTTGATTTCGCGGGAGGACATCCTGTTGAGATAAATTCAGGTATTTCTGGACTTGTCGCAGCAATATTTATTGGTAAAAGAAAGAAATCAAGCCCAGAGCCACATCATATACCTATGTCTATACTAGGTGGAGGGCTTTTATGGTTTGGATGGTTTGGATTTAATGCAGGAAGTGCTCTTGCTATGAATTTTACAGCTGTTAATGCTTTTGTTACTACAAATACATCTGCTGCAGCAGGAGCTGTTGGGTGGGTAGCTTGTGAATGGATTATTTATAAGAAACCTACAGCCCTTGGAATAATCAGTGGAGCTATAGCTGGATTAGTTGCAATAACTCAAGGTGCGGGTTTTGTAAGTCCTATATCAGCTATGTTTATGGGACTAGTTGGAGGAGCATTAAGTTTCTTTGCTATAGCAGTATTAAAAAGAAGATTAGGATATGACGATGCTTTAGATGCTTTTGGTTGTCACGGAGTAGCTGGAATCTGGGGATCTATAGCTACAGCTATATTTGCATCAAAGGCAATTAATCCAGCAGGTGCTGATGGATTAATATATGGTAACTTTGCTCTTCTAAAGGTTCATTTAATATCAACATGTGCTACTGCACTTTATGCAGCAACTGTAACTTTTATAATACTTAAGATTATGAGTTATGTGATGAATATAAGAGTTTCTAAGAACGAAGAAGCAGAAGGATTAGATATTTCTTTACATGGAGAAGAAGCATATTCAGGTTTTAATAGATAG
- the tnpC gene encoding IS66 family transposase, whose amino-acid sequence MSEGKIIEIYNQGLTQVMSVIKELTNEIKGLNSQVEKISKENKALGERVQSLEKQTQKNSNNSSKPPSTDGFKKKTKTLRTKSGKKPGGQEGHDGKTLELTENPDEIIVHTVDKCDICGESLQDVAPDSIIVRQVVDLPETKVKVTEHRSEVKKCPKCRRKNTGKFPEGITNTVQYGDKVKAIAVYLTQYQLIPFKRGAELISDMFNISLSQGTIVNFNNNCHEKLELVEENIKNAITNYQGAVHYDETGIYIDKKRQWLHVASNDKYTYYEAHEKRGKEAIDDINILPKFTGTAVHDCWKTYHQYSCEHALCNAHILRELNAISELEKQKWAEPLKNLLVEIKKEVDLSWNTANALTLDKIEAFEKRYDQILEDGFKEDYIANSKAYSKKKVKKSTSLNLLNRLSGYKNQILAFMYDFEIPFDNNLAERDLRMTKVKQKISGTFRSKDGAKAFTRIRGYVSTVRKNSLNTLDCIKSVFTSNIIDPTLV is encoded by the coding sequence GTGAGCGAAGGCAAAATTATAGAAATCTATAATCAAGGATTAACGCAAGTTATGAGTGTTATAAAAGAACTTACAAATGAAATAAAAGGTCTAAATTCTCAAGTAGAAAAAATTTCAAAAGAAAATAAAGCTCTCGGTGAGCGTGTTCAATCTTTAGAAAAACAAACTCAAAAGAATAGTAATAACAGTAGCAAACCACCATCGACAGATGGTTTTAAAAAGAAAACTAAAACTTTAAGAACTAAATCAGGCAAAAAACCTGGTGGTCAAGAAGGTCATGATGGAAAGACACTTGAGCTTACTGAAAATCCAGATGAAATAATTGTACACACTGTAGATAAATGTGATATTTGCGGAGAATCCTTACAGGATGTAGCTCCGGACAGTATAATTGTACGACAAGTGGTTGATCTACCAGAGACTAAAGTAAAAGTTACTGAACATAGATCAGAAGTTAAAAAATGTCCAAAGTGTAGAAGAAAAAACACCGGTAAATTCCCTGAGGGAATAACAAACACAGTTCAATATGGCGATAAAGTAAAAGCGATAGCTGTTTATTTAACTCAATATCAATTAATTCCGTTTAAACGTGGTGCTGAATTGATTTCTGATATGTTTAATATAAGTTTAAGTCAAGGTACAATAGTCAATTTTAATAATAACTGTCATGAAAAATTAGAACTTGTTGAAGAAAATATAAAAAATGCAATAACTAATTATCAAGGTGCTGTACATTATGACGAAACTGGAATATATATAGATAAAAAACGCCAATGGCTACATGTTGCTTCAAATGATAAATATACTTATTATGAAGCACATGAAAAACGAGGTAAAGAAGCTATTGATGATATAAATATATTACCTAAATTTACCGGAACAGCAGTACATGACTGCTGGAAGACATATCATCAATACTCTTGTGAGCACGCTTTATGCAATGCTCACATATTAAGAGAGTTAAATGCTATATCAGAGCTAGAAAAACAAAAATGGGCAGAGCCTTTGAAAAATCTATTAGTAGAAATAAAAAAAGAAGTAGATTTATCTTGGAATACTGCCAATGCCTTAACTTTAGATAAAATTGAAGCCTTTGAAAAAAGATATGATCAAATATTAGAAGATGGCTTCAAAGAAGATTATATAGCAAATAGTAAAGCATACAGTAAAAAGAAAGTAAAGAAAAGTACTAGTCTTAATCTATTAAATAGATTAAGCGGTTATAAAAATCAAATACTTGCTTTTATGTATGATTTTGAAATACCTTTTGATAATAATCTTGCAGAGCGTGATCTACGAATGACTAAGGTTAAACAAAAAATCTCTGGAACATTTAGAAGTAAAGATGGCGCAAAAGCATTTACTAGAATTCGTGGATATGTATCCACGGTTCGAAAAAATAGCTTGAATACTTTGGATTGTATAAAATCAGTATTTACTTCAAATATAATCGATCCGACCTTAGTTTAA